A window from Kluyveromyces lactis strain NRRL Y-1140 chromosome E complete sequence encodes these proteins:
- the UBA4 gene encoding Uba4p (similar to uniprot|P38820 YHR111W Saccharomyces cerevisiae UBA4 Protein that activates Urm1p before its conjugation to proteins (urmylation)): MTETERSNESLLEEIENLRVENAKLKNDLCLERSLNNASDLPMSLDEFKRYGRQMIVDETEGLMGQLKLKNASVLVIGAGGLGCPSLPYLAGAGIGKIGIVDNDTVDTSNLHRQVLHDTIKVGMLKSESAKQVLNKLNPHVSVTSYPVRLSNENAFDIFKDYDVILDCTDTPMARYLISDVAVNLGKPVVSASALRTEGQLSIFNFDNVGPCYRCFYPTPPAPTSVSSCQEGGVLGPCVGLVGVAMVVEALKLLLGVYTRENFKPFLLQYSGFPDQTLRKFKMRGRRVDCPACGTGRTVTRESIESGKINYQSFCGSRNYSVLTEDERIDVHKFERDYWNSSKTKPYVLLDVRPSLHYSISHLPNSHNITVNELRDLPADLNNLQSKIPHLSADSEVLVLCRYGNDSQLATRLLKDKFNLKDVKDVKGGFFKYIDEINPSLPKY, translated from the coding sequence ATGACAGAAACGGAAAGATCCAATGAATCTCTCCTGGAAGAGATAGAAAACTTGAGAGTAGAGAATGCgaagttgaagaatgatCTCTGCTTGGAGAGAAGCTTGAATAATGCTAGTGACTTGCCGATGTCGTTGGATGAGTTTAAGAGATACGGGAGACAGATGATTGTTGATGAGACAGAGGGGCTAATGGGTCAGttaaagttgaaaaatgcTAGTGTTCTTGTTATTGGAGCCGGAGGGTTAGGATGCCCATCTTTGCCATACTTAGCAGGTGCTGGGATTGGAAAAATCGGGATAGTTGACAATGATACCGTAGACACTTCAAATCTACATAGGCAAGTTCTTCATGATACAATCAAAGTTGGTATGCTCAAATCTGAATCAGCTAAACAAGTTTTGAACAAGTTAAATCCACATGTATCAGTGACAAGTTATCCTGTCAGACTAAGTAATGAAAATGCTTTTGATATATTCAAGGACTACGATGTCATTCTTGATTGCACCGACACACCAATGGCCCGCTATTTGATATCCGATGTGGCAGTTAATTTGGGAAAGCCTGTTGTATCTGCTTCTGCTTTGAGAACTGAGGGACAATTATCtatcttcaattttgataatgtGGGCCCTTGCTATAGATGCTTCTACCCAACTCCTCCTGCTCCAACTTCGGTGTCATCCTGCCAAGAAGGTGGTGTCTTAGGACCCTGCGTTGGGCTTGTTGGTGTGGCAATGGTGGTTGAAGCATTAAAGCTATTACTTGGCGTGTACACCAGAGAGAACTTCAAGCCGTTTCTACTTCAGTATTCTGGTTTCCCTGATCAGACTCTCCGTAAGTTCAAAATGAGGGGTAGGAGGGTAGATTGTCCAGCTTGTGGAACAGGCAGGACTGTAACAAGAGAATCTATCGAATCAGGCAAAATAAATTATCAATCATTCTGCGGTAGCCGTAACTATAGTGTTTTAACTGAGGACGAAAGAATCGATGTGCATAAATTTGAACGGGATTACTggaattcatcaaagacCAAGCCTTACGTTTTGCTTGATGTCAGACCAAGTCTTCATTATTCCATATCACACCTACCAAATTCACATAATATCACTGTGAATGAACTTAGAGATTTACCAGCAGATCTGAATAATCTCCAATCCAAAATACCCCACCTTTCAGCAGATTCTGAAGTATTAGTGCTTTGCAGATACGGAAATGATTCGCAGCTCGCAACCAGGctattgaaagataaattcaatttgaaagatgtcaaAGATGTTAAAGGTGGGTTTTTCAAGTATATTGATGAGATAAATCCATCTTTACCTAAATATTAA
- the CTM1 gene encoding cytochrome c lysine N-methyltransferase (weakly similar to uniprot|P38818 YHR109W Saccharomyces cerevisiae CTM1 Cytochrome c lysine methyltransferase) — MEAATEWLLENTPITKSECTTIRESVVDGDTGGYGVFVNFTKLRTLKGEKDSKFELLRIPRSATISMTSIRDILAKSTSENAVTASIKGHLTAFLSDENHHAFINETNLIVIYLVLKAILSDNKTYKLTGFASFYLNEVLLKTFVPLPCNTFQEDADKWNQYYKEYLNFPQQLFIEIINRFISARFLGMNYEKLISTVYCSVISRILEIPESSGEDTDDFFVSPTLVPLLDFVNHDNDHRNAHFDIDLRTNDIVLYLELDDIDSTVEEAQVFISYAPVEELVHFEQIYGFLPKSNNVQVWCYRFDEDFLSTYHYNGINVSHFYKCMRVRPSFQILILPSEVLINDCIVEFGELLILFSQHLQDPKKISFQLSETNDSYCSILKDKCGTETTKLLDKEECLEEFFGEHDEIENYEKTLKEFKSFLSKYITFRREKISSINLLSQNSSFTAFWQKEINLLDSLKGQFESKKEVMWYEKYGNDEKIKIPTVPFPPPSWIDYENMRV; from the coding sequence ATGGAAGCAGCAACTGAATGGCTACTAGAGAATACTCCCATAACCAAGAGTGAATGTACTACTATCAGAGAGTCAGTGGTTGATGGAGACACCGGCGGTTACGGTGTGTTTgtcaatttcaccaaattAAGAACACTTAAAGGAGAGAAAGACAGTAAGTTTGAACTTCTCAGGATTCCGAGATCTGCTACTATATCAATGACATCGATACGAGACATATTGGCTAAAAGTACATCAGAAAATGCGGTTACTGCTTCCATAAAGGGCCACTTGACAGCTTTCTTAAGCGATGAAAATCACCACGCATTTATCAATGAAACGAACCTGATAGTGATATATTTGGTCCTAAAGGCTATTCTTTCAGATAATAAAACTTACAAACTTACTGGATTCGCATCTTTTTACTTGAACGAAGTTCTTTTAAAGACTTTTGTCCCACTTCCCTGCAATacttttcaagaagatgCCGATAAGTGGAACCAATATTACAAAGAGTACTTGAACTTTCCTCAACAACTGttcattgaaattataAACCGTTTCATATCAGCGAGGTTTCTAGGTATGAACTATGAAAAATTAATATCCACTGTTTATTGTAGTGTTATCTCCAGAATATTGGAGATACCCGAATCCTCCGGAGAGGATACTGATGATTTTTTTGTCAGCCCAACTTTGGTCCCGTTATTGGACTTTGTTAATCATGACAATGACCATAGAAATGCTCACTTTGATATTGATCTTAGAACTAATGATATTGTGCTCTATTTAGAACTGGATGATATTGACTCTACCGTAGAAGAAGCTCAAGTATTTATAAGCTATGCTCCAGTGGAAGAGCTAGTccattttgaacaaatttaTGGATTCTTACCCAAATCCAATAATGTCCAAGTTTGGTGTTACagatttgatgaagacTTCCTCAGTACTTACCACTATAATGGAATCAATGTCTCTCATTTTTACAAATGCATGCGAGTGAGACCTTCGTTCCAGATATTGATACTCCCATCAGAAGTTCTAATCAATGATTGTATCGTTGAGTTCGGCGAACTCctcattcttttctctcaaCATTTACAGGATCCGAAAAAAATCAGTTTCCAATTAAGCGAAACGAACGACTCCTATTGTTCTATACTTAAAGATAAATGCGGAACCGAAACCACTAAGTTGCTCGACAAGGAAGAATGTCTAGAAGAGTTTTTCGGAGAACATGATGAGATAGAGAATTATGAAAAAACCTTAAAAGAATTTAAGTCCTTCCTGTCCAAATACATTACTTTTCGTCGAGAAAAAATCAGCTCCATTAATCTATTGTCTCAGAACTCTTCTTTCACTGCATTTTGGCAGAAAGAGATAAACCTGTTAGACTCACTCAAAGGTCAATTTGAAAGCAAGAAAGAAGTGATGTGGTATGAGAAATACGGCAATGACGAGAAGATTAAGATACCAACGGTGCCTTTCCCACCGCCAAGCTGGATTGACTACGAGAATATGAGAGTATGA
- the TFC6 gene encoding transcription factor TFIIIC subunit TFC6 (weakly similar to uniprot|Q06339 YDR362C Saccharomyces cerevisiae TFC6 one of six subunits of RNA polymerase III transcription initiation factor complex (TFIIIC)) — protein MPTSKQKPKTTKASKPTRKKPIVTEGVSVVDLISAQEDIKYTHIIDIPADKNENSDDVEIEDVEDKKSVKKRGRPKGSKNGGITKKTKPIKIKTASPFKIDKNKIVRVSKHLTSVKDKLVRIYGENKDKLLGLAIQKEMFETAVFDFKESQLVEFQLPFQDITSTIKFGDFSVVSISRNELDEIVPLNNEEIEFDIGKNHFATVANEAVELPVFNFGTRHGFVFNAGGFVSDSAWTKIPDSDKQYLAISVSSDQDAADPDLRLSGKPVPHPALLKIYELNIVKGTISLFYQLAHDFGVSWDLKWHPGFSSNSTHIGVLTGVFQDGTIKFLPIEKSFKGQIHHLHNPALTIGGIDSGITSFDFRSSNDIVCGFQNGYYGEYSVSDDRFYEYKQLFESYVISTIVLRSNFENTLICMSAVDGNCCIFDPKDIRLTKTFATRTRGSNTLPLIYLPQLYTVIRTDSLSSIKAFTPRAIFVDHNICQHDNTVISLGASSLHPMLLSGSADGSVVLNNLVRRMLQGLKNNTDIYRYIRLWKWDFNEENGQYTLNPQYNVYQFSNTETSNVKLDYSGINIQSVKWIEDIRYGKWYSFANAAGFVVIEKLGS, from the coding sequence ATGCCTACGAGTAAACAAAAACCTAAGACGACCAAAGCGTCAAAACCCACCAGAAAGAAGCCAATAGTGACAGAAGGTGTAAGCGTGGTAGATCTGATCAGTGCGCAAGAGGACATAAAGTATACTCATATTATTGATATACCCGCtgataaaaatgaaaatagcGATGATGTAGAAATTGAAGACGTGGAGGATAAGAAATCGGTCAAGAAGAGAGGTAGGCCAAAAGGTTCAAAAAATGGTGGTATTACCAAGAAGACTAAGCCAATTAAGATCAAAACCGCTTCACCATTTAAGATtgataaaaacaaaattgtTAGAGTGAGTAAACATTTAACTTCAGTAAAAGATAAATTGGTTAGGATATACGGCGAGAACAAGGATAAATTGTTGGGTTTAGCAATacagaaagaaatgtttgaaaCTGCTGTTTTCGACTTCAAGGAATCCCAACTCGTGGAATTTCAACTCCCGTTTCAAGATATTACCTCCACAATTAAATTCGGAGATTTTAGTGTCGTTAGTATCTCACGTAATGAGCTGGACGAAATTGTACCATTaaacaatgaagaaatagaaTTTGACATTGGGAAGAACCATTTTGCAACAGTTGCAAATGAAGCAGTCGAGCTTCCGGTGTTCAACTTTGGTACACGGCATGGTTTTGTATTTAATGCTGGAGGTTTTGTTTCAGATTCGGCTTGGACCAAAATTCCAGATTCAGATAAGCAATATCTTGCCATTTCAGTCTCAAGCGATCAAGATGCTGCGGATCCTGATTTGAGATTATCAGGAAAACCAGTACCACATCCGGCACTACTGAAAATATACGAACTTAATATAGTTAAAGGGACAATATCATTATTCTACCAGCTTGCGCATGATTTTGGAGTTTCTTGGGATCTTAAATGGCACCCTGGATTCAGTAGTAACTCAACACATATTGGCGTTTTGACTGGTGTTTTCCAAGATGGCACTATAAAATTTTTGCCAATTGAAAAGAGCTTCAAAGGCCAAATTCACCATTTACACAATCCAGCGTTAACTATAGGAGGGATTGATTCTGGAATCACCAGCTTCGATTTTAGAAGCTCAAACGACATTGTGTGCGGCTTTCAAAATGGATATTACGGAGAGTATTCGGTCAGCGACGATAGGTTCTATGAATACAAGCAGCTTTTTGAATCGTATGTGATCTCCACCATTGTATTACGATCCAATTTTGAGAATACCCTTATTTGCATGAGTGCAGTAGATGGTAATTGTTGCATATTCGACCCAAAGGATATTCGGTTAACGAAAACCTTCGCTACAAGAACTCGTGGAAGTAATACACTTCCTTTAATATATCTTCCTCAACTATACACAGTAATTCGAACCGATTCTCTAAGTTCAATTAAGGCGTTCACACCTCGCGCTATCTTTGTCGACCATAACATTTGTCAACACGATAATACTGTGATATCACTTGGTGCCTCGTCTCTTCACCCCATGTTATTATCTGGAAGCGCTGACGGGAGTGTGGTGTTGAATAACCTCGTACGAAGAATGCTTCAaggtttgaagaacaatACGGACATTTACAGGTATATCAGGTTATGGAAATGGGATTTCAATGAGGAAAACGGACAATACACGCTTAATCCACAATACAACGTTTATCAGTTCTCCAATACAGAAACTTCAAATGTTAAGCTTGATTACTCGGGTATCAATATTCAAAGTGTTAAATGGATTGAAGATATAAGGTATGGTAAATGGTACTCGTTTGCTAATGCAGCAGGATTTGTTGTAATAGAGAAATTAGGTAGTTAA
- the BCP1 gene encoding protein-transporting protein BCP1 (similar to uniprot|Q06338 YDR361C Saccharomyces cerevisiae BCP1 Essential protein involved in nuclear export of Mss4p), giving the protein MVQVVKLSALSKKRAVDEESDLDISSTDSNISDQENGQEEQEIINIDFDFFNGNPDVDFHALKNLMRQLFGPQESNRIQLSELANLILDSPTTTIKTDGKESDPYCFLSFIDYKANKDSDYAKYLRKVDPKLATFLQTIDQSEKTCSLVLSERLINMPPEVVPPLYTITLEDVKLALGDDKNYDFYLIVSRKYEVNFDMDEDDLTSNQAVRKKVRQTNEVDYFHEEDRFLEKLAKVHVDSEARKGLITSYMVLDHAGLIKSIEDLDAAIKTW; this is encoded by the coding sequence ATGGTCCAGGTTGTTAAATTAAGTGCATTATCCAAGAAACGTGCAGTCGATGAGGAATCTGATCTTGACATATCAAGTACAGActcaaatatttcagaCCAAGAAAACGGTCAAGaggaacaagaaatcatcaacatcgattttgatttcttcaatggtaATCCCGACGTTGATTTCcatgctttgaagaatctgatGCGTCAGTTGTTTGGACCACAGGAATCGAACAGAATTCAACTAAGTGAATTGGCAAATTTAATCTTGGACTCACCAACTACTACCATCAAAACCGATGGTAAGGAGTCTGACCCATACTGTTTCCTATCATTTATCGATTACAAGGCCAACAAAGATAGTGATTATGCCAAATATCTTCGTAAAGTTGACCCCAAGCTAGCTACTTTCCTACAAACTATAGATCAATCGGAGAAGACTTGTTCGTTAGTCTTGAGTGAAAGATTGATTAATATGCCACCAGAAGTTGTGCCGCCATTGTACACTATCACATTAGAAGATGTGAAGCTTGCGCTTGGGGATGATAAAAACTATGATTTCTACCTAATCGTTTCAAGGAAGTACGAAGTGAATTTTGATATGGACGAAGACGATCTAACATCGAACCAAGCTGTCCGCAAGAAGGTAAGACAAACAAACGAAGTAGACTATTTCCATGAAGAAGATCGTTTCCTTGAAAAGCTAGCCAAAGTCCATGTGGATTCCGAGGCGAGAAAGGGTCTTATTACATCGTACATGGTTTTGGACCATGCTGGACTAATTAAATCCATCGAAGATCTAGATGCGGCCATCAAGACCTGGTGA
- the ERP5 gene encoding Erp5p (similar to uniprot|P38819 Saccharomyces cerevisiae YHR110W): MRSTDIFNVLLMLLSCRLAQCMHIYLKSGEIKCYYEHLDKGELLAANFDTVVEQDDGTFQKDDLVTLSITIDETFDNNHRVLAQKAVPQGPFSFSAVEKGEHKICLEPYYPDSTRRIKLYHAIDIGSAISLQSRRNSAMVSLKDRIYQLNERLLSIKNEQDDIKKKEAVFREMTEVTNESVTYWSILLTVVLVVTCFFQLRYLKTLFIKQKQT; encoded by the coding sequence ATGAGAAGCACTGATATATTCAATGTGCTGTTGATGCTCCTGAGTTGCAGACTAGCTCAATGCATGCATATCTATCTTAAGAGCGGAGAAATAAAATGTTACTATGAGCACTTGGACAAAGGAGAATTGCTAGCAGCAAACTTCGATACAGTTGTGGAACAAGACGATGGAACATTCCAGAAGGATGATTTGGTAACGTTATCAATAACAATTGATGAAACATTTGATAACAACCATCGTGTCTTGGCTCAGAAAGCGGTGCCACAAGGACCTTTTTCATTCAGTGCAGTAGAAAAAGGAGAGCATAAAATTTGTTTAGAACCATACTACCCTGATAGTACCAGACGTATCAAGCTATACCATGCGATAGATATCGGTAGTGCAATTTCATTGCAAAGTAGGAGAAACTCTGCAATGGTGTCTCTTAAAGACagaatatatcaattgaatgaaaGGCTATTGAGTATAAAGAACGAACAAGATGAcatcaaaaagaaagaagctgTGTTTCGTGAAATGACTGAGGTGACTAATGAAAGTGTAACATATTGGTCAATTCTGTTAACTGTTGTGCTCGTTGTTAcctgtttctttcaacttcgCTACTTAAAAACTTTATTTATTAAGCAGAAACAGACGTAA